In Aggregatibacter sp. 2125159857, one DNA window encodes the following:
- the yfbR gene encoding 5'-deoxynucleotidase, with protein MEQIKTSHFFACLDRLRLIQRWSLMRNIERENLAEHSLQVAFVAHALALIKNRFYGAQLNADRIAVMAMYHDTSEIFTGDLPTPIKYFNEEITHAYKQIETAAELHLMSLLPEALQADFLPYLDTQCFAEEEKHIVKQADLICAYIKVKFELENGNQEFKSAKVRLEKLMDQWQSPEMNYFLQVFVPSFGKSIDEITL; from the coding sequence ATGGAACAAATTAAAACCAGTCATTTTTTTGCCTGTTTGGATCGCTTAAGATTGATTCAGCGCTGGTCGCTTATGCGCAATATTGAACGAGAGAATTTAGCGGAACACAGCTTGCAGGTGGCTTTTGTTGCTCATGCGTTGGCGCTGATTAAAAACCGTTTTTACGGTGCCCAACTAAATGCAGATCGTATTGCCGTGATGGCGATGTATCACGACACATCAGAAATCTTCACCGGTGATTTACCTACCCCGATTAAGTATTTTAACGAGGAGATCACGCATGCCTATAAACAAATTGAAACGGCGGCTGAGTTGCATTTAATGAGTTTACTGCCGGAAGCATTACAAGCCGATTTTTTACCCTACTTGGATACTCAATGTTTTGCTGAGGAAGAAAAGCACATTGTGAAACAGGCGGATTTAATTTGTGCTTATATTAAGGTGAAATTTGAGCTGGAAAACGGCAATCAGGAATTTAAATCAGCAAAAGTGCGGTTAGAAAAATTGATGGATCAATGGCAAAGCCCCGAAATGAATTATTTTTTGCAGGTGTTTGTACCGAGTTTCGGTAAATCCATTGATGAAATTACGTTGTAA
- a CDS encoding toll/interleukin-1 receptor domain-containing protein, with protein sequence MNLLTYIFKGSYVNRQKDKSFIKKALCTFNNDEITGFGVKVNNNPWEFEVFIFITIDTNYLKREKFTEWLKQFDDKYSLHNIFLGGLSEGGNIATFINEDTLFSFDKLFIFPEKISELFIRDKSLPTYLFGERSAFETKYPQYKNARYQIPAIFISHSSLDKDKIALPISDYLCAKEIPIWLDRNEMTLDDNLSEELIYKKIYDGISICKTGIFIVTSNFIEKSKWTKRELSTCKELGKNISLLIFDENKERVEKLKKDYSLDDSSIVLMNGIEGNYETIRKKLLEDNFV encoded by the coding sequence ATGAATTTGCTAACCTACATATTTAAAGGATCTTATGTTAATAGGCAAAAAGATAAATCTTTTATCAAAAAAGCTCTTTGTACATTTAACAACGACGAAATTACTGGATTTGGTGTCAAAGTAAATAATAACCCATGGGAATTTGAGGTGTTTATTTTTATTACAATAGATACAAATTACCTAAAAAGGGAAAAGTTTACTGAGTGGTTAAAACAGTTTGATGATAAATATTCTTTGCATAATATATTTCTTGGAGGGTTGTCTGAAGGTGGAAATATAGCAACATTTATTAATGAAGATACATTATTTTCATTTGACAAACTTTTTATTTTTCCCGAGAAAATATCTGAATTATTCATTAGAGACAAATCCCTTCCTACATATTTATTTGGAGAGCGTTCTGCTTTTGAGACTAAATACCCTCAGTATAAAAATGCCAGATATCAGATTCCAGCAATTTTTATTAGTCATTCATCATTAGATAAAGATAAGATAGCTTTACCAATTAGTGATTATTTATGTGCTAAAGAAATACCAATTTGGTTAGATCGTAATGAAATGACTTTAGATGATAATTTAAGTGAGGAATTAATATACAAGAAAATTTATGATGGTATTTCAATATGCAAGACAGGAATATTCATTGTTACATCAAATTTTATTGAGAAAAGCAAATGGACAAAAAGAGAGCTATCTACATGTAAAGAGCTTGGTAAAAATATTTCATTACTTATCTTTGATGAAAATAAAGAAAGAGTAGAAAAGTTAAAGAAAGATTATTCTTTAGATGATTCGTCTATTGTCTTAATGAATGGCATAGAAGGTAATTATGAGACTATAAGAAAGAAACTTTTAGAGGATAATTTCGTATAA
- a CDS encoding TIR domain-containing protein — protein MTKHKVFISYHHDNDQWAKEKLLELNSKYDIFIDGSVDIGDINDDLSDEEIRKKIRDEYLRDTTVTILLVGTETKNRKHIDWELYSSMYDGKANKKSGILVIQLPSINPQCITAAHGNKEKDNLYPLITNWISIDSRDEYERLYPYLPERIIDNLLAKNVKISVTKWEDLNVEDLNLLIDLTYRDKESCQYDMSRKMRRNNS, from the coding sequence ATGACCAAGCATAAAGTTTTTATTAGTTATCATCATGATAATGATCAATGGGCAAAAGAAAAATTATTAGAGCTTAATAGCAAATATGATATTTTTATTGATGGTTCTGTTGATATTGGGGATATTAATGATGATTTATCTGATGAAGAAATTAGAAAGAAAATTCGTGATGAATACTTACGTGATACTACCGTTACAATTTTATTGGTAGGAACAGAAACTAAAAATAGAAAACATATTGATTGGGAACTTTATTCCAGTATGTATGATGGTAAGGCAAATAAAAAGTCAGGTATCTTGGTAATACAGCTTCCTTCAATAAATCCCCAGTGTATCACAGCTGCTCATGGCAATAAGGAAAAGGATAACTTATACCCATTAATTACCAATTGGATTAGTATAGATTCTAGAGATGAGTATGAAAGACTATATCCTTATTTGCCAGAACGTATAATCGATAATTTACTAGCTAAAAATGTAAAAATATCTGTTACAAAATGGGAAGATTTAAATGTTGAAGATTTAAATTTGCTTATTGATCTAACTTATCGAGATAAAGAATCTTGTCAGTATGACATGAGTAGAAAAATGAGAAGAAATAATTCGTAG
- a CDS encoding TIR domain-containing protein: MSTQITPPLAVHFIWHPDDKGNIYSTMMEFRRYLTRDIDRPFSRELNIPTFLYSSQKPKIPPSSIPQKLATKDVIFLFISSNTLMNSDWECYINSLPEQDNYHIVPVAIEREGLNQTSSGRLKNLNCIRAFDWPTELKKEYAILFLSHELYRFGLKGVTENSLGIDSSIRLFLSHAKKGDTGLKHAEAIKNFLDNSNMQKFFDANEISSGFKFDQEIENHIKNSTIIAIESDAYSSRYWCQREILSAKRERRPIILVNSLEEYEDRVFPAASNIPCVHITAEPLGKKDILRILIAALLETIRFEHAHKLLRYYQEQGWIDKSAEIFARPPEIQQIVDILDKEHKDNLVICYPEPPLYKEETEWTDHFNITVSTPLWSSKQENEASPSLRIGLSISDYLPDGYETYNQGIDELKRFSQSLARHLLAGEHTLIYGGDLRDEGFTKFILDEATVLRDRLQTDQLFVENHLAWPLYTKEENTKWYANYKTVVKPVEANIPDDVEGLIQNKDHFLEPNCSANKYIWSRCLTKMREKSIYSSDIRVFAGGKFENYLGKMPGVLEEFLIAYKEKKVIFLVGGLGGLTGKLCDSIKNRCLAEEFTEEWQTSHNAFYKELQDIARSHNNNANYDNIKSIIENISISELAKKSRTNGQRIREIDADTFC, encoded by the coding sequence ATGTCCACACAAATTACACCCCCTTTAGCTGTTCATTTTATCTGGCATCCTGATGATAAAGGGAATATCTATTCTACAATGATGGAATTTCGTCGTTATCTTACACGGGATATTGATCGTCCATTTTCTAGAGAATTAAATATCCCAACATTTTTATACAGCTCACAAAAACCTAAAATCCCACCATCTTCTATTCCACAGAAACTTGCTACGAAAGATGTGATTTTTCTTTTTATTAGCAGTAATACTTTGATGAATTCAGATTGGGAATGCTATATAAATTCGTTACCAGAGCAAGATAATTATCATATTGTACCTGTAGCTATTGAACGAGAAGGATTAAACCAAACTTCATCAGGTCGTCTGAAGAATTTAAATTGCATTCGGGCATTTGATTGGCCTACTGAACTAAAAAAAGAATATGCAATCCTCTTTCTTTCTCATGAGCTATATCGATTTGGTTTAAAAGGTGTTACTGAGAATAGCCTTGGCATTGATTCTTCGATTCGCCTATTTTTAAGTCATGCTAAAAAAGGAGATACTGGCTTAAAACACGCAGAAGCGATTAAAAACTTTTTAGATAATTCCAATATGCAAAAATTTTTTGATGCAAATGAAATATCGTCTGGATTTAAATTTGATCAAGAAATTGAAAATCATATTAAAAACTCAACAATCATTGCGATTGAAAGTGATGCCTACTCTTCTCGATATTGGTGTCAAAGAGAAATTTTAAGTGCCAAAAGGGAACGACGCCCTATTATCCTTGTGAATAGCTTGGAGGAATACGAAGATAGAGTTTTCCCTGCGGCATCAAATATTCCTTGTGTGCATATAACTGCGGAGCCATTGGGAAAAAAAGATATTTTAAGGATTCTTATCGCAGCATTATTAGAAACAATACGTTTTGAACATGCACACAAACTGTTACGATATTATCAAGAGCAAGGCTGGATTGATAAATCTGCTGAGATTTTTGCGAGGCCGCCAGAAATTCAACAAATTGTTGATATTTTAGATAAAGAGCATAAAGATAATTTAGTTATTTGCTACCCTGAACCACCTTTATATAAAGAAGAAACAGAATGGACGGATCATTTTAACATTACTGTTTCTACTCCCTTATGGTCATCTAAACAAGAGAATGAAGCTAGTCCTAGCTTGCGTATTGGTCTATCTATTTCTGATTATCTTCCTGACGGTTATGAAACATACAACCAGGGCATTGATGAACTTAAGCGGTTTTCTCAATCTTTAGCGCGACATTTATTAGCTGGTGAGCACACTCTAATTTATGGTGGCGATTTACGGGATGAAGGTTTTACGAAGTTCATTCTCGATGAAGCAACAGTTTTAAGAGATAGGTTGCAGACAGATCAACTATTTGTAGAAAATCACCTAGCTTGGCCTCTATATACTAAAGAAGAAAATACAAAGTGGTATGCAAATTATAAAACTGTAGTAAAACCCGTAGAAGCTAATATACCGGATGATGTAGAAGGTTTGATTCAGAATAAAGATCATTTTCTTGAACCAAATTGTTCTGCAAATAAATATATTTGGTCTCGATGTCTTACCAAGATGAGAGAAAAATCTATTTATTCTTCGGATATAAGAGTTTTTGCTGGTGGAAAATTTGAAAACTACCTTGGAAAAATGCCTGGAGTTTTAGAAGAGTTCTTGATTGCTTATAAAGAGAAAAAAGTAATTTTCTTAGTTGGTGGTTTAGGGGGATTAACCGGTAAGTTATGTGATTCAATTAAGAATCGATGCTTGGCTGAAGAGTTTACGGAAGAATGGCAGACTTCTCATAATGCATTCTATAAAGAATTACAGGATATCGCGCGTTCTCATAATAATAATGCTAATTATGACAATATTAAATCTATCATTGAAAATATCTCAATCTCAGAGCTTGCAAAAAAAAGCAGGACTAACGGCCAAAGAATACGAGAGATTGATGCAGACACCTTTTGTTGA
- a CDS encoding TIR domain-containing protein has protein sequence MDPNYKTDAIRREIRENYISDSSVTIVLIGQNTWQRKHVDWEIGYSLITSRLNTRSGLIGILLPSYFPHYDPYFYPNCAQRPTENNSCIYYTPCNIPPRLYGNVQSGYAKIYSYPTSYCELRKWIHEAFQRRGSGLHHNSRNYFVNNRNGSHW, from the coding sequence ATTGATCCAAATTATAAAACGGATGCCATTCGCAGAGAGATTCGTGAAAACTACATTTCTGATTCCTCGGTAACCATAGTTCTTATTGGCCAGAATACATGGCAACGTAAGCATGTAGATTGGGAAATTGGATATAGTCTAATAACCTCAAGGCTAAATACTCGTTCTGGCCTAATCGGCATCCTGTTGCCAAGTTATTTTCCACACTACGACCCATATTTTTATCCTAACTGCGCACAAAGACCGACCGAAAATAATAGTTGTATTTATTATACACCGTGCAACATTCCACCAAGACTATATGGTAATGTTCAAAGTGGTTATGCCAAAATCTATTCTTATCCTACCTCTTACTGTGAATTGAGAAAATGGATTCATGAGGCCTTTCAAAGGAGAGGAAGTGGATTACATCATAATAGTCGCAACTATTTTGTCAATAATCGCAATGGCTCACATTGGTAG
- a CDS encoding TIR domain-containing protein, which produces MYYNSDIPKHKVFLSFHHQDDYYRQQFERQFSNDFDPVFVNRSV; this is translated from the coding sequence ATGTATTACAATTCTGATATTCCGAAACATAAAGTATTTTTAAGTTTTCATCATCAAGATGACTATTATCGTCAACAATTTGAACGGCAATTTTCTAATGACTTTGATCCGGTATTTGTTAATCGTTCTGTTTAA
- a CDS encoding Fic family protein: MNNYHIPDLFALGEIENKSVLKACNAAHQALGELKGVVHTMPNQNILLGTLPLQEAKESSEIENIITTQDDLYQSNVSTHQFTTVAAKEVHYYAQAMSLGFESVRANKLITLNLIKEIQATLEGNNAGFRKQQGTGLVNQVTKEIVYMPPQYPDDIEKYMSDLERFINDSALLDYDPLVKMALIHHQFESIHPFYDGNGRTGRILNILYLIQQDLLDTPILYLSRYINRNKAKYYQLLQDVRNSENWEAWLVFMLNGITETAKRTVTLINGIKVLMQNHKQLIRDNLPQIYSHELINNLYKHPYTKIDFVVRDCQIHRNTARTRLEALVKIGILRKEKIGKENFYINVALYGLLMAQ, encoded by the coding sequence ATGAACAACTATCATATTCCAGATTTATTTGCCTTAGGCGAAATAGAAAACAAAAGCGTATTGAAAGCTTGTAATGCTGCCCATCAAGCATTGGGAGAACTAAAAGGTGTGGTGCATACGATGCCGAATCAGAATATTCTGTTGGGGACATTGCCCTTACAAGAAGCGAAAGAAAGCTCAGAGATTGAAAATATCATCACCACCCAGGATGATTTATATCAGAGTAATGTCTCTACTCACCAATTTACTACGGTCGCAGCGAAAGAAGTTCACTATTATGCACAAGCTATGTCATTGGGTTTTGAGTCTGTCCGAGCTAATAAATTGATTACACTGAATCTAATTAAAGAGATTCAGGCTACATTAGAAGGAAACAATGCGGGCTTCAGAAAGCAGCAGGGAACAGGACTGGTAAATCAAGTAACAAAAGAAATCGTTTATATGCCTCCGCAATATCCTGACGATATTGAAAAATATATGTCTGATCTGGAACGGTTTATCAACGATTCAGCACTGCTTGATTACGATCCCTTGGTCAAAATGGCATTGATTCACCACCAATTTGAAAGCATTCATCCATTTTATGACGGAAACGGTCGGACAGGACGGATTTTGAATATCCTGTATCTGATTCAGCAGGATTTGCTAGACACGCCTATTCTGTATCTTTCCCGATATATCAACCGAAACAAAGCTAAATATTATCAATTACTACAAGATGTTCGTAACAGCGAAAACTGGGAAGCGTGGTTAGTATTTATGTTAAATGGCATCACAGAAACCGCCAAACGGACAGTGACCTTAATCAATGGAATTAAAGTATTAATGCAAAACCATAAACAGCTCATCCGTGACAACTTACCACAGATTTACAGCCATGAACTGATTAATAATCTGTATAAACACCCTTACACCAAAATTGATTTTGTCGTACGTGACTGCCAAATTCACCGTAATACAGCAAGAACCCGTTTAGAAGCATTAGTCAAAATCGGTATTTTAAGGAAGGAAAAAATCGGAAAAGAAAATTTTTATATTAATGTGGCGCTGTATGGGTTGTTGATGGCGCAATAA
- a CDS encoding TOBE domain-containing protein, protein MNGTEILLTIKLKETLFADPKRIRLLQEIEKCGSINQAAKNANVSYKSAWDHLEAMNQISPKPLLERNIGGRNGGGTALTVYAQRLLKLYDLLEQTQEKAFDILHDEKVPLNSLLSAMARFSLQTSARNQFFGKVQALRFEDIHCFVDILLEDFDKPLTVSITEKSAVRLKLESDKEVMVMFKAPWVKITANPQENLPNQFKAIVTSIIGKGEAGEAILVLEGSNIEFCATLTKDQHVEINQSVWASIDPEQVIIATLY, encoded by the coding sequence ATGAACGGAACAGAAATTTTACTCACCATCAAACTGAAAGAAACCCTTTTCGCCGATCCTAAACGCATCCGTTTATTACAAGAAATTGAAAAATGCGGTTCTATCAATCAAGCGGCTAAAAATGCCAATGTCAGTTATAAAAGCGCTTGGGATCACCTTGAGGCGATGAATCAAATTAGCCCCAAACCATTACTAGAACGCAATATTGGTGGGCGAAATGGTGGCGGAACAGCATTAACCGTTTATGCACAGCGCTTATTGAAACTTTATGATTTGCTAGAACAAACCCAAGAAAAAGCCTTTGATATTCTGCATGATGAAAAAGTGCCGTTAAACAGTTTGCTCTCTGCCATGGCACGTTTTTCTTTACAAACCAGTGCAAGAAACCAATTTTTCGGCAAAGTACAAGCATTAAGATTTGAAGATATTCACTGCTTTGTGGATATTCTCTTAGAAGATTTTGACAAACCGCTGACTGTCTCTATCACCGAAAAAAGTGCGGTGCGTTTAAAACTTGAATCTGACAAAGAAGTAATGGTGATGTTTAAAGCGCCATGGGTCAAAATTACCGCCAATCCGCAAGAAAATTTGCCAAATCAATTTAAAGCGATAGTCACATCCATTATTGGTAAAGGTGAAGCCGGTGAAGCGATTTTAGTGTTAGAAGGCTCAAACATCGAGTTCTGTGCAACGCTCACCAAAGATCAGCATGTGGAAATCAATCAGTCCGTTTGGGCTTCCATTGATCCGGAACAAGTGATTATTGCGACACTTTATTAA
- the modA gene encoding molybdate ABC transporter substrate-binding protein — translation MFKYSKIAAGLAAACLAFSLSAQAKVTVFAAASMTDSLKQVAADYKKVNPKEDVVFSFASSSTLAKQIEEGAPADLFISASTKWMKYLSEKGLTVKETEKLLVGNELVLISQKDSKLQNVDIAKGEWIKQLKDTYLSVGDPAHVPAGQYAEEALTKLNLWDQVKDKLARAKDVRAALALVERGEAPLGIVYATDAKVSKEVKAIGVFPQDSYKPADYPVAILKDHNNAETQAFLKYLESPEAKKVFADYGFSVK, via the coding sequence ATGTTTAAATATTCAAAAATCGCTGCCGGTTTAGCGGCGGCTTGTTTAGCATTCTCTCTTTCTGCACAGGCGAAAGTGACTGTGTTTGCAGCGGCTTCAATGACCGATTCATTAAAACAAGTGGCGGCAGATTACAAAAAAGTAAATCCAAAAGAAGACGTGGTATTTTCTTTTGCTTCCTCTTCAACATTAGCAAAACAAATTGAAGAAGGGGCGCCAGCAGATTTATTTATTTCCGCCAGCACAAAATGGATGAAATATCTTTCCGAAAAAGGGTTAACCGTTAAAGAAACCGAAAAATTATTAGTGGGTAATGAACTGGTTTTAATCTCACAAAAAGACAGCAAATTACAAAACGTTGATATCGCAAAAGGCGAATGGATTAAGCAATTAAAAGATACTTATTTGTCTGTGGGTGACCCTGCGCACGTGCCTGCTGGTCAATATGCGGAAGAAGCGTTAACCAAATTAAACTTATGGGATCAAGTCAAAGACAAATTAGCTCGTGCGAAAGACGTGCGTGCGGCATTAGCCTTAGTCGAACGTGGTGAAGCACCTTTAGGTATTGTGTACGCAACTGATGCGAAAGTGAGCAAAGAAGTGAAAGCGATTGGTGTGTTCCCACAAGATTCTTACAAACCGGCAGATTATCCGGTTGCGATTTTAAAAGATCACAACAATGCGGAAACGCAAGCATTCTTGAAATACTTAGAATCACCTGAAGCGAAAAAAGTATTTGCTGATTACGGTTTCTCTGTAAAATAA
- the modB gene encoding molybdate ABC transporter permease subunit — protein sequence MLTEFLVLLGLSPLEIDAIRLSLEVSVSAMVWSLPVAVLVAWLLARKDFYGKSIVGGIIHLPLVLPPVVIGYLLLVAMGRNGFIGKYLYQWFGLTFGFSWKGAVLASAVVAFPLVVRAIRLSLESIDLKLEQAARTLGASAWRVFLTITLPLSLPGILAGIVLGFARSLGEFGATITFVSNIAGETQTIPLAMYSFIQTPGAEEQAARLCVFAVILSLISLLLSEWLAKRMQKRLGQSDAAH from the coding sequence TTGCTTACAGAGTTTCTGGTGTTATTAGGTTTGAGCCCATTAGAAATCGATGCCATTCGCTTGAGTTTGGAAGTCTCCGTCAGCGCGATGGTATGGAGTTTGCCTGTTGCTGTTTTGGTGGCTTGGCTTTTGGCTCGAAAAGATTTTTATGGCAAATCCATTGTGGGCGGGATTATTCACTTGCCTTTGGTGTTGCCGCCGGTCGTGATTGGTTATCTCTTACTGGTTGCCATGGGACGCAATGGCTTTATCGGTAAATATTTATATCAATGGTTCGGATTGACCTTTGGATTTAGCTGGAAAGGGGCGGTGTTAGCTTCTGCCGTAGTCGCATTTCCTTTGGTTGTGCGTGCCATTCGCCTTTCCCTTGAAAGTATTGATTTAAAATTGGAACAGGCCGCCAGAACACTGGGCGCGTCTGCGTGGCGAGTCTTTTTAACCATTACCTTACCGTTATCTTTACCGGGCATTCTTGCCGGCATTGTGCTTGGTTTTGCCCGCTCTTTAGGGGAATTTGGTGCCACCATTACCTTTGTGTCCAATATTGCCGGCGAAACCCAAACCATTCCCTTGGCAATGTATTCCTTTATTCAAACACCGGGTGCAGAAGAACAAGCCGCTCGGTTATGTGTTTTTGCCGTGATTTTATCGCTGATTTCTTTATTGTTATCGGAATGGTTGGCAAAACGTATGCAAAAAAGATTAGGACAAAGCGATGCTGCACATTGA
- the modC gene encoding molybdenum ABC transporter ATP-binding protein ModC: MLHIDVKKQLGTLPLEAHLDIPSQGVTALFGLSGSGKSSLINLVSGLINPDEGVISLNDRELFNSAENVCVPINQRNIGYVFQDARLFPHYTVNGNLRYGMKNTSKDEFNYIVELLGIGHLLKRYPITLSGGEKQRVAIGRALLTDPEILLMDEPISALDLPRKRELMNYLERLSKEINIPILYVTHSLDELLRLAERVVLLTNGKVEAYDVLESIWESPLFLPWKQENEQSAVLSLPVFMHNPSYKMTALSIGDQNIWINQVEAQINEKVRICIHSSDVSISLNKVEQSSIRNTLYGRVIKILELENRVDLKLDIGGKHLWASISKWSFHDLALQVGQLVYAQIKAISVMSA, translated from the coding sequence ATGCTGCACATTGATGTAAAAAAACAGTTAGGTACTTTACCCCTAGAAGCGCATTTAGATATTCCATCGCAAGGTGTTACCGCACTTTTCGGTTTGTCCGGTTCGGGGAAATCTTCCCTCATTAATCTTGTCAGCGGATTGATTAATCCGGATGAAGGCGTGATTTCGTTAAATGATCGTGAATTGTTCAATTCGGCAGAAAATGTTTGTGTGCCGATCAATCAGCGCAATATAGGTTATGTTTTTCAGGATGCCCGCTTATTTCCTCACTATACGGTGAATGGTAATTTGCGTTATGGCATGAAAAATACCAGCAAAGATGAATTTAACTATATTGTTGAGTTGTTAGGTATTGGTCATTTGTTAAAACGCTATCCGATAACCTTATCCGGTGGTGAAAAACAACGGGTTGCCATCGGTCGGGCATTATTGACGGATCCGGAAATTTTATTAATGGATGAACCCATTTCTGCCTTGGACTTACCGCGCAAACGTGAGCTGATGAATTATCTGGAACGGCTATCAAAAGAAATTAACATTCCGATTTTATATGTCACTCACAGTCTTGATGAATTGTTGCGTTTAGCCGAGCGGGTTGTATTGCTGACTAACGGCAAAGTTGAAGCTTATGATGTGTTAGAAAGTATTTGGGAAAGTCCGCTGTTTCTTCCTTGGAAGCAAGAAAACGAACAAAGTGCGGTGCTTTCTTTGCCTGTTTTTATGCATAATCCCTCTTATAAAATGACCGCACTTTCGATTGGCGATCAGAACATTTGGATTAATCAAGTTGAGGCGCAGATCAATGAGAAAGTACGAATTTGCATTCATAGTTCTGATGTGTCGATTAGTTTGAATAAAGTAGAACAATCGAGTATTCGTAACACATTGTATGGACGGGTTATTAAGATTTTAGAGCTGGAAAATCGAGTAGATTTAAAATTGGATATTGGCGGAAAACATCTTTGGGCAAGTATCAGTAAATGGTCTTTCCATGATTTAGCGTTACAAGTGGGACAGCTGGTTTATGCGCAAATTAAAGCGATTTCCGTGATGTCGGCCTAA
- a CDS encoding DUF421 domain-containing protein: protein MEGYTLLGIKLVMGIIGLVLQINLMGKGNLAPTSAMDQVQNYVLGGIIGGVIYSDSIGVLQFSLVLVLWTLLIFTLRFIKNHNQFVKSIIDGKPVSVILNGKVQTAECMRNGISANDLMFKLRAAGVYEIASVKRAVLEQNGQLSIIQYGDENLRYPLIVDGQLDSDVLDIINKDEDWVKAQLEEQKLELNKVYIGEYLNGKLITHLYEKA, encoded by the coding sequence ATGGAAGGTTATACCTTGTTAGGCATTAAGTTAGTCATGGGCATTATTGGTTTAGTGCTGCAAATCAACTTGATGGGAAAAGGCAATTTGGCGCCGACGTCCGCCATGGATCAAGTGCAAAATTATGTGTTAGGCGGTATTATCGGTGGTGTGATTTATAGTGATAGCATCGGCGTATTGCAATTTTCGTTAGTCTTGGTACTTTGGACGTTGCTTATTTTCACCTTGCGGTTTATTAAGAATCATAACCAATTTGTGAAGTCGATCATCGACGGTAAACCGGTTTCGGTGATTTTAAACGGCAAAGTGCAAACCGCAGAATGTATGCGCAATGGCATTTCCGCCAATGATCTAATGTTTAAGTTAAGAGCGGCCGGTGTGTACGAAATTGCCTCGGTAAAACGTGCTGTATTGGAGCAAAATGGTCAACTTTCCATTATTCAATATGGCGATGAAAATTTGCGTTATCCGCTTATTGTGGATGGGCAATTAGACTCCGATGTTTTAGACATTATCAACAAAGATGAAGACTGGGTGAAAGCGCAGTTGGAAGAACAGAAACTGGAACTGAATAAAGTCTATATCGGTGAATACCTAAACGGTAAGTTAATTACGCATTTGTATGAAAAGGCATAA
- a CDS encoding DUF3290 domain-containing protein encodes MSFFSYFYFESQMHFQGYLKYVVIFIALCALLFVTVLYLRHQLETKYRDLSIIFLLLIIFLFGVQYSQYEQNQVYANDTSRMVTFLTSVKESQQVTAEDIRVNSRSLSNGMILNIQDKYYEVHFNNDFTAYNLLPIHLVKPNINVIDKEGN; translated from the coding sequence ATGTCCTTTTTTTCTTATTTTTATTTCGAAAGTCAGATGCATTTTCAGGGATACCTGAAATATGTTGTCATCTTCATTGCGCTTTGCGCATTATTATTTGTCACCGTCTTATATTTACGTCATCAGTTAGAAACAAAATACCGCGATTTAAGCATCATTTTTTTACTTTTGATCATTTTCTTGTTTGGCGTGCAATATAGTCAATACGAGCAAAATCAAGTATATGCGAACGATACGTCACGCATGGTAACATTTTTAACTTCCGTGAAAGAATCACAACAGGTGACGGCAGAAGATATTCGGGTCAATAGCCGGAGCTTAAGTAATGGGATGATTTTGAATATTCAAGATAAATATTATGAGGTGCATTTCAATAATGATTTTACCGCCTACAATTTATTACCGATCCATTTGGTGAAACCAAATATTAACGTTATCGACAAGGAGGGGAATTAA